TTGGTCTATTACAATGAACACGAGGTGGGACAAGCAATAAGGGAAAAAATTGCAGATGGAACTGTGAAGAGAGAAGACATCTTCTACTGTGGAAaggtttgtaaaatgtgtttaattctGAGTGTCATGTCTATATCTTTGCAACAATTAATCTTTTTATGTCTTGATTGATTGTGCAGTTATGGAACACATTCCATCCCCCAGAATTGGTGCGACCAGCTTTGGAGAAAACCTTAAAGACATTACAGATGGATTATATCGACCTCTATATTGTGGAGATGCCCACAGCTTTCAAAGtatgcatgtttttaatgtcacatttacaaaaaatctgtatactgaaaatgttttatctcaataaaactgactgaaatattttattattttctgaagCCAGGAGATACATTTTACCCCAGAGATGAGAATGGGAAATACATTTATCATGACACAGATCTGTGTGCTACATGGGAGGTGAGACTTGAACTTCATGCTATTCGTTCAGAGAAATACAATTGTACCTAAAAAGCATGTCATGTGTAGACAACACTGACTACAGCTACttaaataatgatgaaaatgtaTCTGAAAAGGGTTTCATACTGGTTCCAGTCTTATACGTCAGTGCTACATGCAGGAGACAGATAATACTGGCAGTTCATAGCTGATATGTGCTCAAGGTTAGGTACAAACCTTTGACAGCTACACATGCTGTATGTCTGTAAATCTTTAACAGATTGTATAAagttcaaagtttttttttgtgcttccctgttgtgtttttacattttgggcAGGCTTTGGAGGCTTGCAAAGACGCTGGGCTTGTAAAATCTCTCGGAGTGTCCAATTTCAACAAGCGACAGCTGGAACTGATCCTCAATAAACCCGGGTTAAAACATAAACCTGTCTCAAACCAGGTACAGCCAAGTTAATGATATATCTATGTTTGGGAGAAAGGGAGAAGATAAGAAGTTTAACTTTGGATTATAGAGGGAAGAGAAATGTCTGATACACACAATGATACATGTGTTAGATATGGTTACACTCATCGCCAGGAACTAATGCACagcatatatatttttaaacacaggttGAATGCCATCCCTATTTCACTCAGCCAAAGTTGCTTGAATACTGCCGGCAAAAAGACATTGTCATTGTGGGATACAGCCCCTTGGGAACATCTAGAGATGCATCCTGGTatgagaaagaaatacaaattcATCACATTCAGTTCATGTGTAACCATTAAGAGAcaccttaaaaataaatgtattgtgtCATActaaaataattgtgttttaaaCAGGGTAAACCTTAAATGTCCACCATTGCTAGAGGATGAGTTACTGGTATCAGTTGCTAAAAAGTACAACAAGACCTCAGCCCAGGTGGCCCTGAGGTTCAATGTGCAGAGAGGAGTGGTGGTCATCCCTAAGAGCTTTAGTCCTAATCGCATAAAGGAGAACTTTCAGGTTTGTCAGTGCCACATGAAACTAAAATACTAAAGACAGCCTGCACATGTACATCAGCAATAGTACTGAATAAAAGATAAAGTGTTGTGACTCATGTGTCTTCAACGCCGCAGATATTTGACTTCTCTCTTACCAAGGATGAGATGGAGGCAATCGAGACGCTGAACAAGAACATCCGTTATGTGGAGCTTCTCATGTGAGTACGGTGAAGACTGCAATGTTCTGCTCCTCTCATAAACAAATAACtagtctttctctctgttgcctCAACAGGTGGTCTGATCACCCCGAGTACCCGTTTCATGACGAATACTAGATACGTCAAGTGTCAAGACTGCATTTAACTTGATCAAATAAGCTtactttgcttttcattttgtaACATAATTTTTGGCATTTCATTGCTCAATTAAACATGATTCACATTAGTCAttgtgtattgtttttactgGTAACCTTTACATGACAGTCATTTTGTAATTGGTTAAAAGAAAAACGTCTGtagaaacattaacattagtGATCATTCTATCAATCATTAGTATAAAgatgtaaaaacatgacaagATTGTGACAACACAGTTTGAACAGTAAGattatacaatataaatagtAGCATATATTGGAAACTGCACTAAAGTACAAGTGCAGTACTGCTGCTTTAAGGTAGTGTAGGAAATCCTACACTATCTCCTAAAGTATTACAAGACCACATTAGTggtaaatatataatttattaccGAAATATGACCGTTGCCTTTTATTTCACTATACAATACATTATTCAGTCGTTTTTTCTGGTGTAAGATGTTACAAATGGCTCCAAAAACATGTACACGGTATTTAACCATAGGATCGTTAAACCTGATAGCGGTATAATTTCCGGGTGTTCATGAAGGCAACATAACAGCTCTTCCCAACATTGCTAGTTTCACCTAGCTAGCTCGCAGGCTAATGCGGCTACTATACAAACAGACGACGTTGCATTATTTATATGAAAAGTGGTATCCGGTAAAACAAAGCAAGTGTTTGTTACCGCTTTTCTATGGGATTTCTATTAACATACTCAAGCCATGGACGTCCTGCTCAGCCAACTTTAACAGCCAGCTATCGTTAATGTTAGCTGCGCAACGGCCGGTGGTAGCTGAGCTGGTTTTAGCCGACGAAATTAGCTGGATGCTAGTTTCCTGTGGCCTCAAATGCTTCAATGAATGGGGGTTGATGCAAGAAGTCATCACAAGGCAGCGATGTAAGCTTGCTACTACTAGCCGCCTCCTTTCCGTGATTGGTATGTTACTGTTGTTGGAAGAAGTGTAAAGCCTGGAGTTTGTTTGAGGAATCCTAACGACCAAGGAGGATTACGTTAGCCGACGAACATTACCAGCTAGTCCCAGACTAACCAACCGTGGACAAGTTTGTTGGGAATGCATCATCACGAAGAAATCATGCACTACCCAGGTAGCTACATAGACGTAGCAAAGTTAGCTTGCGGAACATAACATCGCGATCAACACTGTTGGAGCCggagtgtttgtgttcacaaaCTTATTTCCAATTCTTCTTTTGGGTTTGTCTCTGGCCCAAGATTTCACCACAGAGTTGATTCTTATAAAGCTGTCGATGGTGAGAAGGGATGATGGCGTTGCGGACTGACCCTGCCCTCCGTCCCAGGTAGGGGAGTGGTGGTGGCGACTCTTCGATCTGGCCTGGCCCGCTGTGTGCGAGTGGTGGGAAAACATTGATCAGTAACCACACCGTTATTATATTCCTGCATTCACTTTCAGACCAGATTATGAATCGCCATTGCGACTGGGATGCCCTGTGAGTGAAGTGGTTTGTTATTGAGGGGATTTGAAAAATCATGATGGACACGGAGGAAGTTCCTCAAAAAGATCCTTACTGAAAACAATCATGGACTGTTGAACTCAAGTCGGTGcattttattcagtgttatttttgaAGACTGTATCACTAGATCCACTTGAACATGTCCGGGTTTGCTGAGTTTGTCCCCCCTCCTGAATGCCCGGTTTTTGAGCCGAGTTGGGAGGATTTCTCGGATCCGTTAGGATTTATCAACAAGATCCGACCCATTGCTGAGAAAACGGGCATCTGCAAGATCCGACCCCCCGaggtaaatacacacataattGTAAAGACTGGCTTCAAGTCTTAGTGGTTTTACCTGTTAGACTGTGTAGTTTGATTTGGGCCTGCTTGAATTCCCTAATAGCCAACAACACTAACGGTACTAGTTGCCATTACCCTAATAGAGGTCAAATAAGGCTTAATTTGTTTGCGCTCAGCTACACATATTTTTTAACTTTGGTGGCATTGGCTTTATTTTAGTGTTCAGAAAACTTTTAAAGGTCGAGGTGAATTCGGCACTTCCCAGTACAggtcctttgtttttgttttcctgataGCTAGCTAAGTTAACGTTACAGTCCGGTGATTGTACCACGCTAGCTGCGAAGATGCGACATTGGGCCACACGCAGGCCTGTAGCTCCTGTCAGGGCATAACACcataattatactgtatttgttatatGTTAGGATGACACACGACTATGTTAATGTGGTCCAATTGAATTTTAACAGTGTGGCACAGATTTAATTTCCTGTCAGAATAGACGTAAATATAACATAATGTCTTCAACCCGGCTGTATTTACGCACAGCTTGCCTGTACAAAAATAACCTCAAATACACTTGTCACATTGTGAGTAGGGGCATAGTGTTACTCTTAGCTCTTAAACTCACTTAATAAGCTCTGCTCATGTCAGTAATTTGTTCGGGAACAAGTTGCAGTGTAGTTGATGTCATTTCCTCATTGTATATACTGTTTTGGCACCAGTTAATATATCTGTTTTTGggggttgtgtttgtttttgtcttgaagGACTGGCAGCCTCCTTTCGCCTGTGATGTTCGCAACTTCCGTTTCACTCCTCGAGTACAAAGACTGAATGAACTTGAGGTGAGTTTGCCAGTGCATAATATGATCATGACAATAGTAATTCCTAAAGTTGTCATATGCGGCTTGATGAAGAATATAGTGCATTCAAGACGCTTTTAAATGGAATAGACATTTCtgggtgtatgtgtgcagcaagtttaaacattttcacatcaccAGGGTAGCATGGTCCCATGTCAAAATGCAGCAATTCAAAACATAACTTTGCCTGGTGTGCCCAGTGCGAACAATGGCAAAATATTCTGCtcctgcatttaaaaactgtgCTCTTTCCTGTCTCTCATGCGTGGCAGGCCCTCACTCGGGTTAAGCTCAACTTTCTGGATCAGATCGCAAAGTTCTGGGAGCTGCAGGGATCCAAGATTCGATTCCCTCATGTGGAGAGAAAGATCCTAGATCTCTATCAGCTCAGCAAGGTAATGCTAGCTTAATTTTCTGTAGCTTTTTGTGTGCGAGTGCTTTTAGTGGATAAATGTGGGTGAATGTTTGTTATATTGATACAAGATCTTTTAGTACttgtagtattagtattagtatttgtttttagtgctaaaatgtttgtttgtgcccATAATACCATTTCAattggacgtgtgtgtgtgtgtgtttcagattgtGTCATCAGAGGGTGGCTTTGAGATGGTATGTAAAGAGAAGAGGTGGTCCATGGTGGCAAGCCGAATGGGCTTCCCACCCGGTAAAGGCACAGGTTCACTGCTGCGCTCCCACTATGAGAGGATCCTGTACCCGTATGAGCTCTTCCAGTCTGGGGCCACGTTAACTGTGAGTTATGCTCAGCACAGTGCCAGTGCTTCATGTAGTAGCTCTAAAATTGTAATAATTCAGTAATGGGCtgctaaattaaatttaactaGATATAAATCATCAGAAATTCAGGGATAGGGTTAACCATCTTGGAAGTTTAAACGCCAATATATTAACTAAATTGGGTTGATTTTGCATTCAGATTCAGGACTGCAGTTATATGCAGCTTGAAACAGATACAGTGATGGAGAAAAGGGATACTTAGAGTATTCTTTggataatgacaataaaatgtctCATCTTCTActtactttacattttcattctCATTACGGCTAATTTGTTTTCCCTACTTCCAGTGACACCAGCCAAATACTGTATAACTTGACCACATTGCAAAAGGTTTTGGGCCAaataatggttttgtttttgttttgtttttttcacagtctggcatgaaaagtaaaacttttCCAAAATCTGATATCCTTTTACCTACACTTCTTTCTCCAATCAGGGCATCCAGAGACTATACGATGAGGGAGATGATGGAGAAGAAGTAGATGAGGGAGTTGGTGAGGAGGCGGTGGAGGAAGACGACCAAGATGAGGAGGACGAGAAGGAGAAAGATCGGGAGGGTGAttcaatgcaaaacaaaaagcgGCTTCAGCCTGAGAGACGCTCCAGGCGCCTTAAGTCAGA
The window above is part of the Anabas testudineus chromosome 23, fAnaTes1.2, whole genome shotgun sequence genome. Proteins encoded here:
- the LOC113162908 gene encoding aldo-keto reductase family 1 member D1-like, which gives rise to MKTHTLMSMELTAETHSIPLNDGNSIPLIGLGTYSDPRTTPKGNAYESVKVAIEAGYRHIDGALVYYNEHEVGQAIREKIADGTVKREDIFYCGKLWNTFHPPELVRPALEKTLKTLQMDYIDLYIVEMPTAFKPGDTFYPRDENGKYIYHDTDLCATWEALEACKDAGLVKSLGVSNFNKRQLELILNKPGLKHKPVSNQVECHPYFTQPKLLEYCRQKDIVIVGYSPLGTSRDASWVNLKCPPLLEDELLVSVAKKYNKTSAQVALRFNVQRGVVVIPKSFSPNRIKENFQIFDFSLTKDEMEAIETLNKNIRYVELLMWSDHPEYPFHDEY